GCCCCGCATCAATCGGCTAATTAACAGTTGGATTGAGCCATCGCTGCGAAAGCGGGCCGCAATGCCCAGCCTTCTAAGGGCCTGTAGTTGGGCCGGGGCGCTGGTGCTGTCGCCATAGCGCTGCACGATTTGGAGATACTGGTCGTCCGGTTGTGCTGCACCTGCCAGGGTTGTTGGTTTGAGGAAGGCTGCGGCCATCGCGCAGCTGGATGAAAAGCACATGCGCTCGCCCTGGGAGGTGGCGCTATCGCGTTGGGACAAGTAGGGAACTGCCAGCTGGATCAGTTGCTGGCTGGCGGGAGTGGAAATCACGGCATGGAGCGCGGTGCTCCATAGGGTTCCGTGGCCCCATGGCCAGTTCCAAAGCTTCCTGTTGGATATTTATTTGCGTACGAGCAAGGATCTGTTCGCCCCTTTCCCAGGCGGATTTTCGTGAAAGAAGCTCCAGATCATTGAACCATTTGGTTTTGGTCATCTGGCCGCCATGGAGGCGGATGTGATACACGTATGCCCCGATTACTACGCCCGGCGCCATTGATGTAACTGCCATCATCATGCCAATGTCTTCCGCCTGGGGGAGCCCCATCCAGCCCCCAGCTTTTTTAAGCAAATTTGCCTCCACCAGCAGGGTGGTTGGACCGAGGGGAATGCTGTCGCTTGGGCTGGGCCATGCCCGCCAAATGTCCCCAGCCGCACTGGGGCCTGGGGACACTATTGCGGGATCCAGCTTGTGGTCATCGGTGCAATAACCAGCCGCCCAAAGGGCACCATGGTTGCAATTGATTGCTTCCAGCCGTTTGTCGATTGAATGGGGGTGGAGCCAGTCGTCGTCGTCTGCACTGGTAATCCAGCGGCCCTTTGCCACGGCTAGCCCTAGGTTTCGAGCTGCCGCCTGGCCCACGGGGCGTTCGGTATAAATTATGGTTGCATATTTGCAGAAATCTATGGGCAGAGGCTCCCGTTTTGTTCCGTCTACAACTATTACGTGCTCAATATCGCAGTCATTGTTTTTGAGGCTTTGATTTAGCTCCTCCAGCATCTCCAGGCGATCCGGCAGGAGCCTGGTGGGGGTTATTACGCTTATGGTCATCTAATGCCTACGTACTATGGAGGCATCGATTTGTTGCTTAAAACTTGATATTTTGCCGACCATATTATTGCCGGCCATATTGTTCATTTATTTACCTTAGCGGCTTCATCTCTGCGCCGTTGCTTCGCCGTTGCTGTGATGTTGGTTCGCGCAGATTTGGCCTAGCTCCTTCCCCAGCGCTCACTGAGGTCCCATAGCTCACGGGCTAGTGCTTCGGATTTGGCCTCAGCACTGGGCTCGGATGGCCCAAATTCCAACCTGCCGGGGCCCAGCACCCTGTTGCTCCAGTAGCCAAAGCCAGGCCGTTTGTCCATGAAATTGCTTGCCAGCCCCGCCAGCAGTGCCCCCGCTTTTTGGGGTGTTTCGCAGACCCGCAGCAGGTCTCGGGCAGCGAAGGCAAAGAGGGCTTGGCCCAAGGGGTTGTGGCTGCGGCTGTAGCGAAAGAAGCCGCCGTCTTGGCGCGGGATCACCAGCCCCGGGCTCCAGGCCAGCACCTGAATTTGCCCCCGTTGTCTGCGTTCCAGCTCCTGGGCCATCAGCAGGTTGCAGAGCTTGCTGTCCTTGTAGGCCTTTTCGGCATTGAAGCGGCTGATTCCATCGAGCATCGGCGCCCCCGGGCCCTGGCGCAGCCCGTCTAGATCGCCAAGCCCGGCAGCCTGGCCGACCTTGCCGCCAGGGGTGCTGGGGTCGTGCACCTCCGAGCCCGTAACCACCAGCCGCGGCTTGCTGGCCTGCTTCAGCAGGGGCAAAAGCTGCTGCAGCAGCACCTGGTGGGCCAGATGGTTTACGGCGATCGTCAGCTCAAAGCCCTGGGCCGACCATCGCGTCTCGGCGGCGCCGCTGTATTGCAGGCCTGCGTTGAGCACCAGGCTGTGTATGGGTTTGCCTGCCTGGAGCAAGGATTGGCCGCACTCCAGGACACTGCCCAGATCCGCCAGATCGCAGATCGGCGTTTGGATCTGGCTTTCCAGGCCCTGGCCCAGGCCCGCAAGGCGGTTGCGCAGCCCAGTGGCCGTGGCCCCATCCCGGCAGGGCAGGGTTAGTTGATGGCCAGCTGCTAGCAACTGGCTTGCCGCTTCGAAGCCGATCCCGGAGCTGGCGCCGGTGATCAGGATGTGCAGGCTTGGCTGGTTCCCGTCACTCCCCATGGGACCTGCCTGGATTGGTTTTCATTTTGCCGCTGCCAGCCGATGATCGGTCAATGGGCGATCAAGAGCTTGTGCTGCTGCACGCGGCACCTTCCTATTACTCGATGGTGGCCCGGCTGGCCCTGGTGGAGGCGGGCGTGGCGTTTTGCAGCCAATTAATAGATATCCATTTGGCCAAGCAGCAGCTAGGTGATCGCTACCGCCAGCTCAACCCGGCGATGACGGTGCCGACACTTTGTGCGGCCGATTGGAGCTCCCCTGGGGCTCGGATCTGGACTGATAGCCGCGACATCCTGACCTTTGCATCCCAGTCGGCTGCTGCTACCTGGCTGGATTTTTGCCCCAATTTGCGAGATCAGATTGCCGATGTGGTGGCGGGCCACTACGCCATCTCGATCGAGGACCTCACCTTTGGTAAGGCCATTCTCAGTAATCCCGTGCTGAAGCGGATCGTGCCGAAGCTGCTCCAATCGCTTGTCGACGGCCTGGAGCGGCGGGCAGAGGGGGCCGCCGATGGAGGGGCCAGCCTGCGGGCGAAGGCGCAGCAAAACCGGGAGAGACTTGCCTATTTCAGCCAGGGCAGCCAGCTGGACAAACTCGATTTGATGCGGACTCAGGTGGGCAGCTATCTGGCTTCTTTGCCCCTGGTGACTGGGGGGCCAGGCCTGTTTGGCGATCGCCCCAGCAGCGCCGATGTGGTGGTGGCTGTGTTGTTTGCCCGTTTGGAGATGATCCAGGAGCTGGACCTGGAGGCCCGCCCCGATTTGCAGGCCTGGTGGCTGCAGTTCCAGCAGCGCAAGAGCTTCAGGCAGGCTGAAATTTGGACCCGCTTTCGCCGCCGCCGCTTTGTCCAGGCGATCTTTGTGGCGAAGCTGGGCCCCAGGCCAATTCCCGTCTAGGGTTCGATCGACGGATCCGGCTCCCTGGAGCTGGTCAAACGAGGAAAGTGCGGTGAGGGGTTACCCAAATCCGCCGCTGTCCCGCAACTGTGATGGGGTTGTGCCCCTTAGTCAGAACACTCGCCGTCTGTCTACCACCTCGATCTCGGCGCGGACCGAGCATTGCCCATGAAACGTTTTTCGGCGCCGTTGGCGTCCTTTTCTGCTGTTGCAACCCTGCTGCTTGCGGCGATTCCAGCCCAGGCCCACGGCTCAGCCGGCGCTGGCCTAGCTGGTGGGGGATTGGCTGGTGGCCTGATGCATCCCCTGATGGGGCTCGACCACCTCTTGATGCTGTTGGCAGTGGGCGCCGTAGGGGCATTTATTTCCCCTGCGCTGCTGGGCTGGGCCCTTGGCGGCGCCCTAGTTGGCGGGATGGTTGGCAGCTCTTTGGCTTCCTTCGGCCTCAATTTGCCGGCGGGTGAGCTGTTGGCGGCCCTAGCGATTGTGGCACTGGGAATAGTCATTTTTGCCTCTGCCAAGGGACGCAGCATTACCTTCACCCCGGCGCTGGTGGCCCTGGGGGTGAGCTTTCACTCCATGCTCCATGGCCTGGAGGTCCCCCAGGACGGCAGCAGCCTTGGTTGGTGGATGGGTGCCCTAGCTGCTTCGGCGCTGGTGGCGGGTTGCTCCTATGGGGTCTGCAAATATTTTGCTAATCGGGGTATTACTCGCCTTGCAATTCCAGTTGCTGTGGGATTCACCCTTTCTGGGGTAATTCTCTCGGGCCTGGCCCTGGCGAGTGGTGGTATTTAGTTAATTTATTTTTTCTATTTGTAATTTCGCCAAAGTTTCTCGCCGAAGTTTTTCGCAAACCCTAAAACCATGCACATCCATCCCGGCATCCTTGCTGCTCCAAAGATTATTGGTGCTAACTACACCGCCCTAGTCACCCTTGCCGGTTTTGCGCCTGCCCTGCTCAAGAAGCCCCTGCTGCTTGTAAAGACCATTGCTGCAGCGTTGATCTTTTCGCTGCTGATGCAGGTTGTGCATTTTCCGGTTGGACCATCGGAGCTCCACCTAGTAGGGGCCTCCATTGTCTATTTTCTATTTGGTTTCTTGCCTGCCATGTTTGGCTTTGCCATTGGCTTGCTCCTGCAGGGCCTGGTATTTGAGCCCCAAGATTTGATGCACTTGGGTGTCAATACGCTTTCATTGATCTTGCCTCTGATCGCCACCCATCAGTTGCTTGGCAAACGCTTTTTTGCCAAGGGTGAGAATGGCTTGGCGGTGAACTGGGCCCAAATTGTCAAATTCGATGCCATCTACTACTCCGGTGTGGTGGTGATGGTGGGATTTTGGTTGCTGAATGGCAGCGAAGCGACTCCACTGCAGAGCTGGGCTACCTGGGCAATCTCCTATCTGCCGATAGTTTTGATTGAACCTCTACTTACCTACCTGGCGATTAAGGCAGTTCAGGGTTCCAAGCCTGGCAGCTGGCTTCGCAATCTGACTTCAGCGGGTTCCCTTAAGCTCCAGGGAAGCTGAGATCTAGTTGAATTTCGGATGAGATAAGGGTTACTTGTATCCGGCTTTTGCCGGTGGTAATACTTTGGTTTTGACGCTGCAGGAGGTTGGTCAATTGACCAATCTCTTTAAGCGTTTGTCCCCATGGGGTTTCCCGCGTTGCACCTTTTCATTTTGTCGGTTTTCGTAAATCAGCCTAATTTGTCTGGATTTAGGCGTTGCCAAAGGCAACCTGGCAGGCGCTGTTTAGCACTTGTGCCTCCTGGGCACTGCTTGGTGCCTGGCCATTGAGTAGGCCGGACTGACAATCGGCGTTGAGGCTGTAGTTATTGCCATCGGAGTTAACCACAAAGGTAATTGTGGATGTTCCGGTGGCCTGCACGCTGCCGAAAAGTAATTGGTAGTTGGTATTTGGAACCAAAATGTATGTTTGGTTGTTGCTAACAGCATTATTTACGGCGCTGTTAATGGAAGCTAAGTAGGGCTGGGGCCAGGGGCCGTTTTTATCAGCCGGCGTTGCTGGAAGGTAGGCGCTGGAAAAGATATCCGGTGCCCCTGGCGGTGATTACTAGCTCGGGGTTTTCTGGATCGTCTTCGATCTTGTTGCGCAGCCGGGAGATGTGCACATCCACCACCCGGGTGTCGGAGTGGCGCTCGGGGGTGTAGCCCCAGATTTTGGTGAGCATGTCTTGGCGGGTGAGCGGTTCGCCAGAGCGACTGATCAGCATTTCGAGCAGGTCGAATTCCATGCCCGTGAGCCGTACCCGCTCGCCACTTTTAAATACTTGGCGCTTGTGGGGGATCACCCGGAGTTCGCCAACGGTGATTTCCCGGTTGGTGGTGCTGTTGGGGCTGGCCTGGGCGGAGCCGCCCGAGCGACGCAGCACGCAGCGGATCCTGGCCTCTAGCTCCTTGGGGCTAAAGGGTTTGATCACGTAGTCGTCGGCGCCAAGCTCCAGGCCAAGAATGCGATCTTTCACTTCCGAGCAGGCGGTGAGCATCACCACCGGCACATCGGAATCCATGCGCAGGGCTTTTAGGACGGCATAGCCATCCATCTTCGGCATCATTACGTCGAGCACCACCAGATCTGGTTCCACCGTTTGGAATAGGGCCAGGGCCTCCTCCCCATCGGAAGCGGTGGCCACGTCGTAACCAAACATGCTGAGCCTGGTTTCCAACACCCGCCGGATGTTGGCGTCGTCATCTACCAAGAGAATCGTGTCCCGACGGGCCACCTCTTGGCCAGTGGTGGCGGCGATATTGGCGGAGTTGGTGCTGGGATTGCTACCGGTCATGGGCAGGGCATGCTCCGCTTAAGTTAAAAAACGGTAAGGGTTTGCGCTGCCTTTCCCCAATAGGGCCGTGAA
This genomic interval from Cyanobium sp. WAJ14-Wanaka contains the following:
- a CDS encoding glycosyltransferase translates to MTISVITPTRLLPDRLEMLEELNQSLKNNDCDIEHVIVVDGTKREPLPIDFCKYATIIYTERPVGQAAARNLGLAVAKGRWITSADDDDWLHPHSIDKRLEAINCNHGALWAAGYCTDDHKLDPAIVSPGPSAAGDIWRAWPSPSDSIPLGPTTLLVEANLLKKAGGWMGLPQAEDIGMMMAVTSMAPGVVIGAYVYHIRLHGGQMTKTKWFNDLELLSRKSAWERGEQILARTQINIQQEALELAMGPRNPMEHRAPCRDFHSRQPATDPAGSSLLVPTR
- the rpaB gene encoding response regulator transcription factor RpaB; translated protein: MTGSNPSTNSANIAATTGQEVARRDTILLVDDDANIRRVLETRLSMFGYDVATASDGEEALALFQTVEPDLVVLDVMMPKMDGYAVLKALRMDSDVPVVMLTACSEVKDRILGLELGADDYVIKPFSPKELEARIRCVLRRSGGSAQASPNSTTNREITVGELRVIPHKRQVFKSGERVRLTGMEFDLLEMLISRSGEPLTRQDMLTKIWGYTPERHSDTRVVDVHISRLRNKIEDDPENPELVITARGTGYLFQRLPSSNAG
- a CDS encoding SDR family NAD(P)-dependent oxidoreductase; this encodes MGSDGNQPSLHILITGASSGIGFEAASQLLAAGHQLTLPCRDGATATGLRNRLAGLGQGLESQIQTPICDLADLGSVLECGQSLLQAGKPIHSLVLNAGLQYSGAAETRWSAQGFELTIAVNHLAHQVLLQQLLPLLKQASKPRLVVTGSEVHDPSTPGGKVGQAAGLGDLDGLRQGPGAPMLDGISRFNAEKAYKDSKLCNLLMAQELERRQRGQIQVLAWSPGLVIPRQDGGFFRYSRSHNPLGQALFAFAARDLLRVCETPQKAGALLAGLASNFMDKRPGFGYWSNRVLGPGRLEFGPSEPSAEAKSEALARELWDLSERWGRS
- a CDS encoding HupE/UreJ family protein, with translation MASFSAVATLLLAAIPAQAHGSAGAGLAGGGLAGGLMHPLMGLDHLLMLLAVGAVGAFISPALLGWALGGALVGGMVGSSLASFGLNLPAGELLAALAIVALGIVIFASAKGRSITFTPALVALGVSFHSMLHGLEVPQDGSSLGWWMGALAASALVAGCSYGVCKYFANRGITRLAIPVAVGFTLSGVILSGLALASGGI
- a CDS encoding energy-coupling factor ABC transporter permease, producing the protein MHIHPGILAAPKIIGANYTALVTLAGFAPALLKKPLLLVKTIAAALIFSLLMQVVHFPVGPSELHLVGASIVYFLFGFLPAMFGFAIGLLLQGLVFEPQDLMHLGVNTLSLILPLIATHQLLGKRFFAKGENGLAVNWAQIVKFDAIYYSGVVVMVGFWLLNGSEATPLQSWATWAISYLPIVLIEPLLTYLAIKAVQGSKPGSWLRNLTSAGSLKLQGS
- a CDS encoding glutathione S-transferase family protein is translated as MGDQELVLLHAAPSYYSMVARLALVEAGVAFCSQLIDIHLAKQQLGDRYRQLNPAMTVPTLCAADWSSPGARIWTDSRDILTFASQSAAATWLDFCPNLRDQIADVVAGHYAISIEDLTFGKAILSNPVLKRIVPKLLQSLVDGLERRAEGAADGGASLRAKAQQNRERLAYFSQGSQLDKLDLMRTQVGSYLASLPLVTGGPGLFGDRPSSADVVVAVLFARLEMIQELDLEARPDLQAWWLQFQQRKSFRQAEIWTRFRRRRFVQAIFVAKLGPRPIPV